The genome window taaaaatgtaaaaatggaaataattgcctttctaatataaaagtaaaagattattttcCTCGAACAAGACATCCtttcttttaagttttaaatgttatgttgtgatgttttttttttatagaaattagaGCTTGCAAGAGGCGGAGGGTCATGGAAAGTAATGCCTAAAGATTCGTGTGAAGTTTACAGAGAACGACGTCAGCGGCAGCTTGGGCGCAATCGACAATCTAGCGAGAGAGAtagtgataaaaattataaaaaaaccgaGAAAAAGATACCTAAAAGGCCATCAAGAAAAGGAAGATCAAATTACAAACCTGGGA of Vanessa atalanta chromosome 28, ilVanAtal1.2, whole genome shotgun sequence contains these proteins:
- the LOC125074878 gene encoding uncharacterized protein LOC125074878 isoform X2, translated to MRPVYISSKMKPKINKKKVSKRKSKFCGRPGILKSDIEKINKILRNRKLELARGGGSWKVMPKDSCEVYRERRQRQLGRNRQSSERDSDKNYKKTEKKIPKRPSRKGRSNYKPGKGGSQTHGSSSTATDTS